The Deinococcus sonorensis KR-87 genome includes a window with the following:
- a CDS encoding aminotransferase class I/II-fold pyridoxal phosphate-dependent enzyme, with translation MTQQTTSWASGRASAVPDSIFTRMNQALAQARAAGLDIIDLSIGSSDQPPPPQALDALRAATHDPATYRYPLHRDTAPLREAAARYLSRRFGVQLDPEHEILPLIGAQEGLAHLLLAVTDPGDTLLLPDPCYPPYYGAAAVAGLTVEPLPLREQHGYLPQLEDVPAGLNARALLLNYPNNPTSAVADLSFFEQVATWCRQRGTLLIHDHPYAELTYGDYRAPSALQAGTEGVVELHSLSKTHHMGGFRVGFAAGDRSALSALARVKGAIDFHAYLGIQAAAATALDLPERLGREAARRFEERRDALVPALRDHGWTVQLPQASMYVWGRPPGLTDSLDYAVRAAAQTGVAVAPGRAFGMGGEGYLRFALVQPPELLLRAADQLARLPAGSPLPNL, from the coding sequence ATGACGCAGCAGACCACGTCGTGGGCTTCCGGCCGGGCCAGTGCGGTGCCGGACAGCATCTTCACGCGCATGAATCAGGCGCTGGCCCAAGCCCGGGCGGCGGGGCTGGACATCATTGACCTCTCGATCGGGTCCTCGGATCAGCCGCCGCCCCCACAGGCGCTGGATGCGCTGCGGGCCGCCACCCACGACCCCGCCACCTACCGCTACCCGCTGCACCGCGACACCGCCCCGCTGCGCGAGGCCGCCGCCCGCTACCTGTCGCGGCGCTTCGGGGTGCAGCTGGACCCAGAGCACGAGATCCTGCCGCTGATCGGGGCGCAGGAGGGGCTGGCCCACCTGCTGCTGGCCGTGACCGACCCCGGCGACACGCTGCTGCTGCCGGACCCGTGTTACCCGCCGTACTACGGCGCGGCGGCGGTGGCGGGCCTGACGGTGGAGCCGCTGCCGCTGCGGGAGCAGCACGGGTATCTGCCGCAGCTGGAGGACGTGCCGGCGGGCCTGAATGCCCGCGCGCTGCTGCTCAACTACCCGAACAATCCCACCAGCGCGGTCGCGGACCTGTCCTTCTTTGAGCAGGTGGCCACGTGGTGCCGCCAGCGCGGCACCCTGCTGATCCACGACCATCCCTATGCCGAGCTGACCTACGGCGACTACCGCGCGCCCAGCGCCCTTCAGGCCGGTACCGAGGGCGTGGTGGAGCTGCACTCGCTGTCCAAGACGCACCACATGGGCGGCTTTCGCGTGGGCTTCGCCGCCGGGGACCGCTCGGCGCTCTCGGCGCTGGCGCGGGTGAAGGGTGCCATCGACTTCCACGCCTACCTGGGCATTCAGGCGGCGGCGGCCACTGCGCTTGATCTGCCGGAACGGCTGGGTCGGGAGGCCGCCCGCCGCTTCGAGGAGCGGCGCGACGCGCTGGTGCCGGCGCTGCGCGATCACGGCTGGACGGTGCAGCTGCCGCAGGCGAGCATGTACGTCTGGGGCCGGCCGCCGGGCCTGACGGACAGCCTGGACTACGCCGTGCGCGCGGCGGCCCAGACCGGGGTGGCGGTGGCGCCGGGCCGGGCCTTTGGGATGGGCGGTGAGGGGTACCTGCGTTTTGCGCTGGTGCAGCCGCCAGAGCTGCTGCTGCGGGCGGCGGATCAGCTGGCCCGCCTGCCGGCTGGGTCTCCACTTCCCAATCTCTGA
- a CDS encoding M48 family metallopeptidase: MSRPPILTLGDLAVELRRSARRRTVALKVGPAGAVLYAPTTVPQAQLERFLAQKEDWMRRHLASLAPPVVAPLHSGRRLPLLDEQLELRLGAPGRSAVREDQLLWLPATRPGAALEGWYRQQARAYFTPLVHRLSEQLGRPVRAVRLTSAQTRWGSCTATGDIRLHWRLMLAPQRVAEYVAAHEVAHLQELNHSARYWRVVARLMPDYPQQRAWLRQHGAQLPVWPPD, translated from the coding sequence ATGTCGCGCCCTCCCATCCTGACGCTCGGCGACCTGGCGGTGGAACTGCGCCGCAGCGCCCGTCGGCGCACTGTGGCGCTGAAGGTCGGCCCGGCCGGGGCGGTGCTGTACGCGCCCACCACGGTGCCGCAGGCGCAGCTGGAACGGTTCCTGGCCCAGAAGGAGGACTGGATGCGCCGGCATCTGGCCTCGCTGGCGCCCCCGGTCGTGGCCCCGCTGCACTCGGGCCGCCGGCTGCCTCTGCTGGACGAGCAGCTGGAACTCCGGCTGGGCGCGCCGGGCCGCTCGGCGGTGCGGGAGGATCAGCTGCTGTGGCTGCCCGCCACCCGGCCGGGCGCGGCACTGGAAGGGTGGTACCGGCAGCAGGCGCGGGCCTACTTCACCCCGCTGGTGCACCGCCTGAGCGAGCAGCTGGGCCGACCGGTGCGCGCGGTCCGGCTGACCAGCGCCCAGACCCGCTGGGGCAGCTGCACCGCGACTGGCGACATCCGGCTGCACTGGCGCCTGATGCTGGCCCCACAGCGGGTGGCCGAATACGTAGCGGCCCACGAGGTGGCGCACCTGCAGGAACTGAACCATTCGGCCCGCTACTGGCGGGTGGTGGCGCGACTGATGCCCGATTACCCGCAGCAGCGCGCCTGGCTGCGGCAGCACGGCGCTCAGCTGCCGGTCTGGCCTCCGGACTGA
- the ypfJ gene encoding KPN_02809 family neutral zinc metallopeptidase: MDWQNLPRSSNVEDGRGGRGGLPGGGVAVGGGAALIIALLGWLFGIDTSSITGGGQTTQTQTRPSQTQPGQTQPSQTQGGQQDQTLDFVSRILGSTEQVWGGIFQKSGKTYTPPKLRLFSGAVNSACGQASSAVGPFYCPSDQRVYLDTDFFAQMDRQLGGGGDFAYSYVIAHEVGHHVQNLLGISDQVERAQRSATSEAASNRYSVMLELQADCFAGVWGNGATAAANITQQDVQEAISTATAIGDDALQEQGQGYVVPDSFTHGTSQQRVSWFMKGYKSGDPNQCDTFNGSL; encoded by the coding sequence ATGGATTGGCAGAATCTTCCCAGAAGCAGCAACGTTGAAGATGGACGCGGCGGACGTGGCGGCCTGCCGGGCGGCGGCGTGGCGGTGGGCGGCGGGGCGGCGCTGATCATCGCGCTGCTCGGCTGGCTCTTTGGCATCGACACCAGCAGCATCACCGGGGGCGGCCAGACGACCCAGACGCAGACGCGGCCCAGCCAGACCCAGCCCGGCCAGACGCAGCCGTCGCAGACCCAGGGCGGCCAGCAGGACCAGACGCTGGACTTCGTGAGCCGCATTCTGGGCAGCACCGAGCAGGTCTGGGGCGGCATCTTCCAGAAGAGCGGCAAAACCTACACCCCGCCCAAGCTGCGGCTGTTCTCGGGCGCGGTCAACAGCGCCTGCGGGCAGGCCAGCAGCGCGGTGGGGCCGTTCTACTGCCCCAGCGACCAGCGGGTCTATCTGGACACCGACTTCTTCGCGCAGATGGACCGTCAGCTGGGCGGCGGCGGCGACTTCGCCTACAGCTACGTGATCGCGCACGAGGTGGGCCACCACGTGCAGAACCTGCTGGGCATCTCGGATCAGGTGGAACGGGCCCAGCGCAGCGCCACCAGCGAGGCGGCCTCCAACCGCTACTCGGTGATGCTGGAACTGCAGGCCGACTGCTTCGCGGGCGTGTGGGGCAACGGGGCCACCGCCGCTGCGAACATCACCCAGCAGGACGTGCAGGAGGCGATCAGCACCGCCACCGCCATCGGGGACGACGCGCTGCAGGAGCAGGGCCAGGGGTACGTGGTGCCGGACAGCTTCACGCACGGCACCAGCCAGCAGCGGGTCAGCTGGTTCATGAAGGGCTACAAGAGCGGCGACCCCAACCAGTGCGACACCTTCAATGGGTCACTTTGA
- a CDS encoding flavin reductase family protein — MGHFDLTRLDAAAAYKLLTGVVVPRPIAWVSTLNPDGTVNLAPFSFFNMLGSDPPVVAFSPGDRPDGTPKDTARNISPGSPFVVNLVSEPLVQAMNVTATDFPPHLPEAGLAGLELTPSQQVPVPRVAASPVSLECLERQTLRIGRNRIVLGEVVGLYIADEHLQDASRHYVNTASLQLVARMGGRGGYARAQDLFELPRITYAEWQRGPESPE; from the coding sequence ATGGGTCACTTTGACCTGACGCGGCTGGACGCCGCCGCCGCCTACAAGCTGCTGACCGGGGTGGTGGTGCCGCGCCCGATCGCCTGGGTCAGCACCCTCAACCCGGACGGCACCGTCAATCTGGCGCCGTTCAGTTTTTTCAACATGCTGGGCAGCGACCCGCCGGTGGTGGCCTTCTCTCCCGGCGACCGGCCGGACGGCACCCCCAAGGACACCGCCCGCAACATCAGTCCCGGCAGTCCCTTCGTGGTGAATCTGGTGTCGGAACCGCTGGTGCAGGCGATGAACGTGACCGCCACCGACTTCCCGCCGCACCTGCCGGAAGCGGGGCTGGCCGGGCTGGAACTGACGCCCTCGCAGCAGGTGCCGGTGCCGAGGGTGGCGGCCAGTCCGGTGAGCCTGGAGTGCCTGGAACGCCAGACGCTCCGCATCGGGCGCAACCGCATCGTGCTGGGCGAGGTGGTAGGGCTGTACATCGCCGACGAGCATCTGCAGGACGCCAGCCGCCATTACGTGAACACCGCCAGCCTGCAGCTGGTGGCGCGCATGGGTGGACGCGGCGGCTATGCCCGCGCCCAGGACCTGTTTGAGCTGCCGCGCATCACCTACGCGGAGTGGCAGCGTGGGCCGGAATCCCCGGAGTGA
- a CDS encoding GNAT family N-acetyltransferase → MIRRARLEDAPRLAEVHTLSWRETYPGLVPDRFLERMTSAAVQLRREENWRHHLAQPDEVAWVAEVSGELVGFASGGPARPHPVIGPEYGGELYTLYLLKAAHGQGLGRVLFSAAAQSLQAQGHQGLVVWVLAGNPARQFYRHLGGVELGGKLEPTSFGELEEVALGWPDLREWAAQHR, encoded by the coding sequence GTGATCCGGCGGGCACGGCTGGAGGACGCGCCCCGGCTCGCCGAGGTTCACACCCTCAGCTGGCGCGAGACGTATCCGGGACTGGTGCCGGACCGGTTTCTGGAGCGCATGACCAGCGCAGCGGTGCAGCTGCGGCGCGAGGAGAACTGGCGGCATCATCTGGCGCAGCCGGACGAGGTGGCGTGGGTGGCCGAAGTTTCGGGGGAGCTGGTGGGCTTTGCCTCGGGTGGCCCGGCCCGACCGCACCCGGTGATCGGGCCGGAGTACGGCGGTGAGCTGTACACGCTGTATCTGCTGAAGGCGGCGCACGGGCAGGGGCTGGGCCGGGTGCTGTTCAGTGCGGCGGCGCAGTCGCTGCAGGCCCAGGGCCACCAGGGGCTGGTGGTCTGGGTGCTGGCGGGCAACCCGGCCCGGCAGTTCTACCGGCACCTGGGCGGCGTGGAACTGGGCGGCAAGCTGGAGCCGACCTCCTTCGGTGAGCTGGAGGAGGTGGCGCTCGGCTGGCCGGACCTCAGGGAGTGGGCCGCGCAGCACCGCTGA